Proteins from a single region of Methanoculleus horonobensis:
- a CDS encoding DNA-directed RNA polymerase subunit L, with protein sequence MKLKLLELTDDKARILFEGEGNTYIDALAAELIHDPQVDVAQRKQAFRFTDPELVVTTVGDRPPLLAVTDAAKRLSGYAGELLSQMEALETA encoded by the coding sequence ATGAAACTCAAACTCCTGGAGCTGACTGACGACAAGGCCCGGATCCTCTTTGAAGGCGAAGGCAACACCTACATCGACGCGCTCGCCGCCGAACTCATCCACGATCCGCAGGTGGACGTAGCGCAGCGCAAACAGGCATTCCGGTTCACGGATCCCGAACTGGTCGTCACCACGGTCGGCGACCGGCCACCTCTTCTTGCAGTTACGGACGCGGCAAAGCGGCTCTCCGGCTACGCCGGCGAACTCCTCAGCCAGATGGAAGCGCTCGAGACCGCGTAG
- the dapF gene encoding diaminopimelate epimerase, with the protein MEIAFTKLQGNGNDFVLIDEHNGEVIPGDMKGAFAALFCDRRFGIGADGILFLQASEAAEIRMRLFQPDESEAAMCGNGIRCLAKYAYDAGYVKESCSVETGVGVVQVSAGYADDAFTATITMPEPAFERSAIPATGNGEYREEIRGFTVYAANTGVPHAVAFVKEIGAVDIAAVGPAIRNHPSFVEGANVNFVEEAGNDTIRIRTFERGVEGETESCGTGATASAAVAHHLGKVGNTVRVETKGGPLVIRFGETVTMEGPAETVFSGVIPF; encoded by the coding sequence ATGGAGATCGCGTTCACCAAACTGCAGGGAAACGGCAACGACTTCGTTCTGATCGACGAGCATAACGGCGAGGTCATTCCCGGGGATATGAAGGGGGCGTTTGCGGCGCTCTTCTGCGACCGCAGGTTCGGCATCGGCGCCGACGGGATCCTCTTCCTCCAGGCGTCCGAGGCGGCCGAGATCCGGATGCGGCTCTTCCAGCCCGACGAGAGCGAGGCCGCGATGTGCGGGAACGGTATCAGGTGCCTCGCGAAGTACGCCTACGACGCCGGATACGTGAAAGAGTCCTGCTCGGTCGAGACCGGGGTGGGGGTCGTCCAGGTCTCGGCAGGCTATGCCGATGACGCGTTCACCGCAACGATCACGATGCCTGAGCCCGCGTTCGAGCGGAGCGCCATCCCGGCCACCGGGAACGGCGAATACAGAGAGGAGATCCGGGGTTTCACCGTGTATGCCGCGAACACCGGCGTTCCCCACGCGGTTGCCTTCGTGAAAGAAATAGGCGCAGTCGATATCGCCGCCGTCGGTCCGGCCATCAGGAACCACCCCTCCTTCGTAGAGGGCGCGAACGTCAACTTCGTCGAAGAGGCCGGCAACGACACGATCCGGATCCGGACGTTCGAGCGCGGCGTCGAGGGCGAGACCGAGAGCTGCGGCACCGGCGCGACGGCGTCCGCCGCGGTCGCCCATCACCTCGGCAAAGTCGGGAATACGGTCAGGGTCGAGACAAAAGGCGGCCCGCTCGTGATCCGGTTCGGCGAGACCGTCACGATGGAAGGTCCCGCCGAGACGGTCTTTTCCGGCGTTATACCGTTCTGA